In Phaeobacter gallaeciensis DSM 26640, a genomic segment contains:
- the urtA gene encoding urea ABC transporter substrate-binding protein — MITRKSVSVTKATVVALAMTTIGTGAFAADCPIKVGVLHSLSGTMAISETTLKDTMLMLLEEQNAKGGVLGCELEPVVVDPASNWPLFAEKARELLSVHEVDVIFGNWTSVSRKSVLPVIEELNGLLFYPVQYEGEESSRNVFYTGAAPNQQAIPATDYFLEELGVEKFALLGTDYVYPRTTNNILASYLDQKGVAESDIFVNYTPFGHSDWSKIVADVVALGADGKKVGVISTINGDANIGFYKELAAAGISADDIPVVAFSVGEEELSGLDTSNLVGHLAAWNYFQSADGEANSAFVEKWKARMGDARVTNDPMEAHYIGFNMWVNAATEAGSTDVDAVRTAMYGQEFPNLTGGTAVMLPNHHLAKPVLIGEILDNGQFDIISQTEEVPGDAWTDFLPESAVLTSDWKDLGCGMYNTETKSCVQTLSNY, encoded by the coding sequence ATGATCACCCGAAAATCTGTTTCGGTAACGAAGGCCACCGTTGTGGCATTGGCGATGACGACGATTGGAACCGGGGCCTTTGCTGCAGATTGCCCGATCAAGGTGGGCGTCCTGCACTCGTTGTCCGGTACGATGGCAATCTCTGAAACGACTCTGAAGGATACCATGCTGATGCTGCTCGAAGAGCAGAACGCCAAGGGTGGCGTGCTGGGATGTGAGCTGGAGCCGGTTGTCGTTGATCCTGCGTCGAACTGGCCGCTGTTTGCGGAGAAAGCCCGTGAACTGCTAAGCGTGCACGAGGTGGATGTGATTTTTGGCAACTGGACCTCGGTAAGCCGGAAGTCAGTGTTGCCAGTGATCGAAGAGTTGAACGGTCTGCTGTTTTACCCGGTGCAATATGAGGGTGAGGAAAGCTCGCGTAATGTGTTCTATACGGGCGCGGCACCGAACCAGCAGGCGATCCCGGCAACGGATTATTTCCTGGAAGAGCTTGGTGTTGAGAAGTTTGCGTTGCTCGGCACAGATTACGTCTATCCGCGGACGACCAACAATATTCTAGCCAGTTACCTGGACCAGAAGGGGGTCGCGGAGAGCGATATCTTTGTGAACTACACACCGTTCGGTCATTCCGATTGGTCAAAGATTGTCGCGGATGTCGTTGCCTTGGGCGCGGACGGTAAGAAAGTTGGCGTGATCTCCACCATTAATGGCGATGCGAACATCGGCTTTTATAAGGAACTGGCGGCGGCTGGTATCAGTGCGGATGATATCCCTGTGGTGGCCTTCTCCGTGGGTGAGGAAGAGCTGTCGGGCCTGGATACCTCCAACCTTGTCGGACATCTGGCCGCTTGGAATTACTTCCAGTCCGCTGATGGAGAGGCCAACAGCGCTTTTGTGGAGAAATGGAAGGCGCGCATGGGTGATGCACGCGTCACGAATGACCCCATGGAAGCCCACTACATCGGTTTCAATATGTGGGTGAATGCTGCCACAGAAGCGGGCAGCACTGATGTCGATGCTGTACGAACTGCGATGTATGGGCAGGAGTTTCCGAACCTGACAGGCGGTACAGCTGTCATGCTGCCTAACCATCACCTCGCCAAGCCGGTTCTGATTGGCGAAATTCTGGACAACGGCCAATTCGATATCATCAGCCAGACCGAAGAGGTGCCCGGTGATGCTTGGACGGATTTTCTTCCTGAATCTGCGGTTTTGACCTCGGACTGGAAGGATCTTGGCTGCGGAATGTACAATACCGAGACCAAGAGCTGCGTACAGACATTGTCCAACTACTGA
- a CDS encoding urease accessory protein UreD gives MFPRTSDTALQGVIVNTAGGVTGGDKLNLNATARAGTSLTLTTQAAERAYRAQPGQMGMVRNALSVEPRASLAWLPQETILFQDCNLDRSLTVDLNAHSRLLLCETLVFGRAAMGEKLTKAHLNDRIDIRRAGHPLFLDTIRLQGDVAAHLAKPATAGGAGAIATLVYVAPDAQGRLAPLRAQLGPTAGASLIGDDLLILRALAPDSFALRQLLLPILSNLHGAPLPRPWMI, from the coding sequence TTGTTTCCGCGTACCAGTGACACTGCGCTGCAGGGAGTGATCGTCAATACCGCAGGCGGTGTGACAGGTGGTGATAAACTCAATCTGAATGCCACTGCCCGCGCCGGGACATCACTGACACTCACCACCCAGGCCGCCGAACGCGCCTATCGTGCGCAGCCCGGACAGATGGGCATGGTCCGCAACGCGCTCAGCGTTGAACCCCGGGCCAGCCTCGCTTGGCTTCCTCAGGAAACAATCCTGTTTCAGGACTGCAACCTGGACCGAAGCCTCACCGTTGATCTGAACGCACACTCCCGCCTTTTGTTGTGTGAAACGCTGGTATTTGGGCGGGCCGCCATGGGCGAGAAACTAACCAAAGCCCACCTTAATGATCGCATCGACATTCGTCGCGCCGGGCACCCCCTGTTCCTGGATACGATACGTCTGCAGGGCGATGTCGCCGCACATCTGGCCAAACCTGCAACGGCCGGTGGCGCAGGCGCCATTGCGACTCTGGTATATGTCGCGCCCGATGCCCAAGGCAGGCTTGCTCCTTTACGTGCACAACTCGGCCCTACTGCCGGTGCCAGCCTAATCGGCGATGATCTTTTGATCCTGCGTGCCCTCGCTCCCGACAGTTTTGCCTTGCGCCAGTTACTGCTGCCGATCCTCAGCAATCTGCACGGCGCCCCTCTTCCCCGACCCTGGATGATCTGA
- a CDS encoding urease subunit gamma, producing MNLTPREKDKLLISMAAEVARRRLSRGVKLNHPEAIALITDAVVEGARDGRSVADMMEAGAQVITRDDCMTGVAEMIHDIQVEATFRDGTKLVTVHNPIR from the coding sequence ATGAATCTGACCCCACGTGAAAAAGACAAGCTTTTGATTTCCATGGCCGCAGAGGTGGCCCGGCGGCGCCTCTCGCGCGGTGTAAAACTGAACCATCCCGAAGCCATAGCGCTGATAACAGACGCGGTGGTCGAGGGGGCACGCGACGGTAGATCCGTCGCGGACATGATGGAAGCGGGCGCACAGGTCATCACTCGCGACGACTGTATGACGGGCGTTGCCGAGATGATCCACGACATCCAGGTCGAAGCGACCTTCCGCGATGGAACCAAGCTTGTCACCGTCCACAACCCCATTCGCTGA
- a CDS encoding urease subunit beta codes for MIAGELFPASGHLEQNPDRPVTRLMVANTGDRPVQVGSHYHFAEANPALDFDRDAARGQRLDIAAGTAVRFEPGQRREVQLIPISGARRIFGFNAAIMGDL; via the coding sequence ATGATCGCCGGCGAACTCTTCCCCGCTTCGGGCCATCTGGAGCAGAACCCGGATCGCCCCGTTACCCGTCTGATGGTTGCAAACACCGGCGATCGACCGGTTCAAGTAGGATCGCACTACCACTTTGCCGAGGCAAACCCGGCGCTCGACTTTGACAGGGATGCCGCACGCGGCCAGCGTCTTGATATTGCAGCGGGCACAGCCGTGCGGTTCGAACCAGGCCAGCGCCGCGAAGTGCAGCTGATCCCGATATCCGGCGCACGGCGCATCTTTGGCTTCAACGCCGCCATCATGGGAGACCTCTGA
- the ureC gene encoding urease subunit alpha, whose translation MPSQITRADFAAMFGPTVGDRLRLADTDLIIEVERDLIAEASGDGKALSYGEEVKFGGGKVIRDGMGQSQASRAEGAVDTVITNALIVDHSGIYKADVGLKDGRIAAIGKAGNPDTQPGVTIIIGPGTEIIAGEGRILTAGGFDSHIHFICPQQIEEALHSGLTTMLGGGTGPAHGTLATTCTPGPWHIGRMLQAADAFPMNMAFAGKGNASQPRALEEQITAGACAMKLHEDWGTTPAAIDCCLSVADAMDVQVMIHTDTLNESGFVEHTVAALKGRTIHAFHTEGAGGGHAPDIIKICGEAHVLPSSTNPTRPFTVNTIEEHLDMLMVCHHLDKSIPEDVAFAESRIRRETIAAEDILHDMGAFSIIASDSQAMGRVGEVLIRTWQTADKMKKQRGRLPEETGENDNFRVRRYIAKYTINPAIAHGIAHEIGSIEVGKRADLVLWDPAFFGVKPEMVLLGGSIAMAQMGDPNASIPTPQPVYSRQMFAAFGRSVENSSVTFVSEAAEAGGIGQHLGLAKQTCAVRNTRNIGKSDLKLNTALPEIKVDPETYEVRADGELLTCAPADDLPMAQRYFLF comes from the coding sequence ATGCCTTCCCAAATCACACGCGCCGATTTTGCGGCAATGTTTGGCCCAACGGTGGGCGACCGCCTGCGTCTGGCAGACACTGATCTCATCATTGAGGTGGAGCGCGACCTGATCGCCGAAGCCAGCGGCGACGGCAAGGCGCTAAGCTATGGGGAAGAGGTGAAATTCGGCGGGGGCAAGGTGATCCGCGACGGCATGGGCCAATCACAGGCCAGCCGCGCCGAGGGGGCGGTCGACACGGTCATCACCAATGCGCTGATCGTGGACCATAGCGGCATCTACAAGGCCGATGTCGGCCTGAAAGACGGGCGCATCGCTGCAATTGGCAAGGCAGGCAACCCGGACACACAACCCGGTGTCACGATCATCATCGGACCGGGAACCGAAATCATCGCAGGAGAAGGACGGATCCTGACCGCAGGTGGTTTTGACAGCCACATCCACTTTATCTGCCCTCAACAGATCGAAGAGGCGCTGCATTCCGGGCTGACAACCATGCTGGGCGGCGGCACCGGACCAGCGCATGGGACCCTCGCCACGACCTGCACGCCGGGACCATGGCACATCGGACGTATGCTGCAGGCGGCTGACGCCTTTCCCATGAACATGGCCTTTGCAGGCAAGGGCAACGCCTCTCAGCCCCGCGCACTGGAAGAGCAGATCACCGCAGGTGCCTGCGCGATGAAATTGCACGAAGACTGGGGGACCACCCCCGCTGCCATTGATTGCTGTCTCTCTGTCGCAGACGCGATGGACGTGCAGGTGATGATCCACACCGACACACTGAATGAATCTGGCTTTGTGGAACATACCGTTGCAGCGCTGAAGGGGCGCACCATCCATGCCTTCCATACCGAGGGCGCAGGTGGCGGTCATGCGCCAGATATCATTAAAATCTGCGGAGAGGCACATGTTCTGCCCTCCTCCACCAATCCCACACGCCCGTTCACCGTCAACACCATCGAAGAGCATCTGGATATGCTGATGGTCTGTCATCACCTCGACAAATCGATCCCCGAAGACGTCGCTTTCGCTGAAAGCCGAATCCGCCGCGAAACCATCGCCGCAGAGGATATCCTGCATGATATGGGCGCCTTTTCGATCATCGCATCAGACAGTCAGGCCATGGGCCGTGTCGGCGAAGTCCTGATCCGCACCTGGCAAACTGCCGACAAGATGAAAAAGCAACGGGGGCGCCTGCCGGAAGAGACCGGCGAAAACGACAACTTCCGCGTCCGCCGCTATATTGCAAAATACACCATCAACCCCGCCATTGCCCACGGTATTGCCCATGAGATCGGCAGTATCGAAGTCGGAAAACGGGCTGATCTTGTTTTGTGGGACCCGGCGTTCTTTGGCGTGAAGCCAGAGATGGTTCTACTTGGTGGATCTATCGCCATGGCGCAGATGGGCGATCCCAATGCCTCCATCCCCACACCACAGCCAGTCTATTCACGCCAGATGTTCGCGGCCTTCGGACGCTCGGTGGAAAACTCTTCCGTCACCTTTGTATCAGAGGCAGCAGAAGCAGGCGGAATTGGCCAACACCTTGGCCTCGCCAAACAGACCTGCGCGGTCAGGAACACGCGCAACATTGGTAAATCTGATCTGAAACTCAACACCGCCCTGCCAGAGATCAAGGTCGACCCGGAAACCTATGAGGTCCGTGCAGATGGCGAACTTCTGACCTGTGCCCCGGCCGACGACCTACCGATGGCGCAGCGCTATTTTCTATTCTGA